The nucleotide sequence GCTGGTTTACCATACACAGTTCCAGCGATGACAATTAATAAAGTATGTGGTTCAGGCTTAAAGGCCGTTCATTTAGCAGCACAGGCAATCATTGCCGGGGATGCGGAAGTTGTTGTCGCTGGAGGCTTTGAAAATATGAGTCAAGCACCATATATTATGCGAAATGCAAGAGAAGGTTTCCGCATGGGAGATCAAAAAATTATCGATACATTAATTCAGGATGGCTTATGGTGTGCATTTAATGACTATCATATGGGGGTAACTGCTGAAAACTTATGTGATCAATATGACATTTCACGTCAGGAGCAGGATGAATTTGCAGCGCGCTCTCAAGCCCGTGCTTCTGAAGCAATTTCCGCAAATAAATTCGCTGAAGAAATTGTCCCTGTAGAAATTCCTCAGCGTAAAGGGGAGCCGGTTATTTTTTCACAAGATGAATATGTAAAACATGGAACAACGGCAGAAAAATTGAACGGGTTACGTCCTGCTTTCAAGAAAGACGGTTCGGTTACTGCAGGGAACGCTTCCGGCATTAATGACGGAGCTGCAGCAGTTGTCGTGATGTCAAAGCAGCGCGCTTTTGAATTAGGCCTTACACCACTTGCTACGATCGTCGCAAATGCGAGCGCAGGGGTTGATCCTTCTGTAATGGGAATCGGACCGGTAACTGCGGTGAAAAAAGCTTTGTCGAAAGCGAATGTAACATTGGATGATATGGACTTAATCGAAGCGAATGAAGCATTTGCCGCTCAGGCGATTGCAGTTGATCGCGAATTGGCGTTCAATCATGATAAACTAAATGTAAATGGCGGGGCAATTGCACTTGGTCACCCAATCGGGGCAAGCGGAACACGAATTTTGGTTACATTATTACATGAAATGCAAAAACGGGATGCAAAATTAGGTCTTGCAACATTATGTATTGGTGGCGGACAAGGTGTTGCAACAATTGTACAACGCTAAAATTAATTGTAGGTGAAAATGATGGCAAAAAAGAAACAGCAAAGAACGACGAATGAATTCGAGCTTCCAAAAGATAAGGCAGCAACATTGGCCGATCAGTTAGGCGGCGATGTATTAGCCAAGCTGAAGGCAGCGAAGCAGGAAATGGTGGCAGACGAAAAGGCGAAAGAAGAAGAGCGTCTGGCAAAAGCGGCATTCGAACGCAAACAACGCGAAAAAAATATGAGCTTTGAAGAACTGTTAAATCAATACGGCGACAAAGGTTCGAAATTTTAACGGTAACCCAGAATAATTTATAAAGAAGCTTTCTAAATATGAAAAGATAGCACACTATTTTTGTGTGCTATCTTTTTTAAATACAACAATAATAAGTTTTGCGAGCACTAACAATGTAAACGCACCACATGCATCGAGCACGACATCTTCTACGAGGCCGCTGCGACCCGGAATCATACTTTGGCGGTATTCATCGAGGCTTGCGATTACTACGACTGTAAAAAAGGCAAGAACGATCGGAAAGCGCCATTTTAGCTTACGGTATAAAGTATAGAATATAACCGCTAATAAACCGTATCCGAAGAAATGGGTAGCTTTCCGGATCAGAAACTCAAGAAATTGAAAATACCCTCGTGTTTCAACCGATATAATTTGTCCCCAATATGGAATTTCAAACTGACTTAACCATGCTTCAAAAGGTTTGTCTTTTAATAGATCTTTTAACGCCGGAACTATCGTTTGCTGTTCATAGCTCATATTGGACATTACCATGACAACGATTACTCCGATGATGACGAGAACAATCCATTTTTTCATCTATGCTCAGTGTAACGGTCGGTTTTTGTCCAGCTGTCGATCTCCGAAATATTTTGCATTATTTGCGCTTTTTCATAAGCATGCAGATTTTGCTGCAGTTGTGTGAGTGTACGCGCTCCAATTACTGTAGAAGCAACCGTTGGGTATTGTAAATTGAAAGCGAGGGCAGCTGCATGTACATCATCGCATTGCTGTTCAATTTTTTGCAGCACATCTTTTGCTGCCGCTTCATCATAGCTCATATAAGACTTTAAGCGTGTGCGCCATTCGTTCGTCAGCAACCCTTTTGCAATCGATCCGCGTGTTACGACAGAAGCACCTGTCTGTTGAATCTGATCGAAAAATTCGCTTGCACGTTCATCAAAAATATTAAACTGCATCATATTGCTGATGGCATCACTGTTTTGCAGAAATGGCATGAAAACATTCGGTCTGATGGAGGAAATGCCGTATTCGCGAATAAGTCCTTCTTTTTTCAAATTTTCAAATGTGTCGGTAATTTCTTCCCAATTATCTTCGGTCGTACCGCCATGTAACTGGTAAAGGTCCAAGTAATCTGTCTGTAGTCGTTGTAGGCTGTCACGTACCGCTTTATTAATATAATTTGCGGATGTATCCCAGCTCCAACCTTCCTTGCCTTCTTCCCAACGATTTCCGACTTTAGATGCCAGGTAAATATTTTGGCGGTGAGGCTTCAGTGCCGCCCCAACAACTTTTTCGTTTTCTCCCTGATTATACAGATCGGCGGTATCAAAGTAATTAATGCCTGCATCAATTGCAGCATGAATGACCTCTTCTGCTTCTGCTGGATTTGGAGGTAATGACATACAGCCTAAACTAATTTCAGAAATACGAAGATTGCTTGTACCTAATTGTCGTTTTTTCATGTTAATTCCTCCCTGGTTCAATATTTTAGAAAAGCTCTTACTAATGGTACAATGAATATAAGCAAGAGAACAAGTGGAGGCATGGTCATGAAAAAATTTGAAGAAAAAACAATTCAATCCCAACCAATCTATTCCGGGAAGGTTATTTCATTAAAAGTAGACGATGTATCGCTTCCGAATGGTGAAACAGGGAAGCGTGAAATTATTAATCATCCAGGAGCAGTTGCAGTAATTGCCATCACGGAAAACAATAAAATTTTACTTGTTGAGCAATACCGTAAAGCTCTTGAACGTTCCATTGTGGAAATTCCTGCCGGTAAGCTGGAAAAAGGGGAGGAGCCTATTGTAACGGCCCGCCGCGAATTGGAGGAAGAGACAGGGTATACGTCTGATCATTTCGAATTTATTCAGGCTTTCGCTACTTCACCCGGGTTTGCGGATGAAATTATTCATATTTACGTAGCAGAAAAGTTGAAAAAATTAGACATTCCCGCTGAATTAGACGAAGATGAATTTGTAGAGTTAATGGAAGTATCACTGGAAGAAGCTGAAGCGATGGTTGCGGACGGCCGTATTTACGATGCCAAAACGGCTTTTGCGATTTTATGGCTGAAATTAAAAATGAAATTAAATCAATAATTGTTTACGCATAAGGACAATTTATGTGCATAAGTTGTATGGACAAGGAGGCGTCCAAATGCGTAAATATCTATATATTCAATATACTTCGATGATCGTCGTATGTTTCATTTGTGGTGTAGTTTGTTATCAGTTATTCGATATTGGACAAGTGCAGCAAATTATTAAATATAGTGATCGTAGACTGCTCCAAATGGAAAAACCTGAATTGCTTTGGAGTGTAGTTCCTTTCATAGTTGCCTTAAGTATTGTATTATTCTTTTCGACACATAAATATTTGCCGCGTATAGGCCTTATTTTTATTGCCATAAAAGTAACGTTTTTAGGCTTTAGCTCGGTGTATTTACTTGTACAGCATGAATCTATTAAACTCTATGCATTTTGGTGGTTTCCATTTCAGTTAATATATTGTGTACTTTTAATTATGCTCTATCAAATAACTACTAAAACTACGAGTAGACGAGCCTTGAAAACGGTAATGCCATGGAATAAGATCATTTTCCTGATAGTCGTGATGTTAATTGTTTTTGCAGTCGAAATTTTAGCAATTACTTATTTATTTAAATAATCATTGTCTTGTAATGAGATTTACTCATTTGGTATAATGAAAAGAGTTTAGGAGGGCGTCACATATGGAGAGCCGTATTGATCGAATTAAAAAGCAACTGCATAGTGCGAGCTATAAGCTGACGCCACAGCGAGAAGCAACAGTAGCGGTTTTACTGGAGCATGAGGAAGATCATTTAAGTGCTGAAGATGTTTACTTATTAGTAAAAGAAAAAGCACCAGAGATTGGACTAGCTACTGTATACCGTACATTGGAGCTTTTAACAGAGCTGAAAATTGTCGATAAAATTAATTTTGGTGATGGAGTGTCCCGTTATGATTTACGTCAAGAGGGCGCAAAGCATTTCCATCATCATCTAGTTTGTATCGAATGTGGCGCAGTAGATGAAATTCAAGAAGATTTACTAGAAGATGTAGAAGAAATTGTGGAGAAACGTTGGAACTTTATAATCAAAGATCACCGTCTGACATTCCATGGCATCTGCTGGCGTTGTCATGATAATAATGACAACTCTGGAGACAGCAATGCATAATCTATAATCAAAGAAGGGGCAGCATATTTTGCTGTTCTTTTTTTGTGCGCGATTTTGCTATTGCCGCAAAAAAAAACTCTATTTCCCTCAAATGAGAGAAATAGAGTTTTATTATTTTTATCTATTTCCCCGGATGATGGGCAACAATTAGAATCTTACCTGCATCCAGATCATTCTTTGCAGAAGCATGTTCATTTTCGCCTACACCGATATCAGCAAGCTGATGGTGCAGATCTTCCGGAGTACTTTGGAAGAAGTTTTTAATCGATGCCAAGAAGCCTTTTTCATTTTCCGTTGTTCCTGGAGTTTTGTTTGCATCAACATCGAAAAAGTCGGCAATATCTTCCGCACGTTTATTACTGTTTGCGAAAACATGAATATGATCGCGATCATAGCCCTCTGTAATAAATGATTCGATTACTGATTTTGCTTGCACACCGTTTTCTACTGATTTGATAATTGCCATATATATACACTCTCCTTTGTATGAATACTTATGTTATTCCCGAACTCTTACAATTAAAACGTTAAGATTCATAAAGTCGTATTTTAACTTTCGGGAGAACATGCATACAGCTGGAAATCATCTTGTTTAAACGGCTACTGTTCTATGAGATCATGCATTTTCTTTATTTCTAAAAACTGCAGCTGATGGCCATCAATTTCATGGATTTTAAATGCATAGTTTTCGAAAATAAATGTATCTTCAATATTTAAATCTGGCATGTTTGTGAAGTACCAGCCCCCGATTGTATCAACATTCGGGTCTTCAATATCAAGAAACAGCAGTTTAGAAATATCTTCAAGCAATACCTTAGAATAGACTAAATAATGATCATCACCAATTTTACGAATATCTGAAACTTCATCATCATCAAACTCATCGCGAATTTCACCGACAAGCTCTTCCAAAATGTCTTCAACGGTAATCATACCGCTCGTTCCGCCATATTCATCAAGCAGGATCGCAATGTGAATACGCTTTTTCTGCATTATCTGAAGCAAACTTTGAATCGGTGTTGTTTCAATTGTGCGAACGACCGGATTAATATAGTCTTCCAATTTAAATGTCGCCGGATTGATCCGATTATTCATACCGAGTGTTAAAAAGTCTTTAATGTTTAAAAAACCTAATATATTGTCGCGGTCCCCATCATAAACCGGGTAGCGTGTATAGCGTTCCTCTGAAACTTGTGTTAAAACTTCTTCGAACGTTGCAGTTACATCAAAGCCGACAATATCAGTACGGGGAACCATAATTTCACGTGCGATTTTATCATCGAATTCAAATACATTGTTTACATATTTTAATTCGTTTACATTGATCTCGCCGGATTTATAGCTCTCCGATAGAAGCAGGCGCAATTCCTCTTCCGTATGAGAGAGTTCATGTTCGCTCGCTGGTCGCATCCCGAACAATTTTAATAATAAACGTGCTGAACCATTTAAAAGCCAGATTAACGGGAACATAAGTTTATAGAATAATTGTATAGGCTTTGCGAATGCCAGTGTAATCGCTTCCGCTTTTTGGATGGCAATCGTTTTAGGTGCAAGTTCACCTACTACTACGTGGAAGAATGTCGCTAAAAAGAATGCGCCACCTAATGTAAACCAATGAATATATTCTGTGTCAATTCCAATCGATTCAAAGAATGGGTGAAGTATAAACTCAAATGTGGATTCACCGACCATACCGATTCCTAGCGCAGTAACCGTAATACCTAATTGACATGCCGATAAATATTCATCAAGGTGGGATGTTACATTTTTAGCTGAAATGGAACCGGCTTTACCCTCAGCTACAAGTTGGTCAATACGAGATTGACGTACTTTTACGATCGCAAATTCCGTTGCAACGAAAAAGGCCGTAAAAGCGATTAAAACCGCGAAAATAATTAAGTTAATGATTGTGGTCAAACGAGCGTTCTACTCACGAAGTAGAACGTTCACCTCCTAGTTATTTAAAATTAATAATAGTGATTGCATGAGTGCAACACTTTCAGGCGAAACTTTTTTACGGAGTTTCTGCCGCTCTTTGTCATCTAAATGCTCCATTAATACCGTTACATCATGTTCTAGCTTGCGCATTTGCAGTCGAATATCCTGAACATCGATTTCTTCGGGTTCTTCTTTTGAAGGGCCAAGTGAGCGGTGAATTTCTTCGAGGCACTTGCCAAGCTTCTTCTGCTCTTCAATCCAGTGTATACGTTCAATCATCTCTTTATCATAATAGCGATAATTGGATGCCGAACGTTCAACTTTTAGAAGGCCCAAATTCGTATAATAATCAATAGTTCGTTTTGTCACGCCAGTTGCTGCTGCAAGCTCTCCGATTTTTAGTTTGTCGATCCCAAATTATCACCTCAATCTGTCACGTTTTACTTTCAAGAATACCGTAAATAGTACATTTTGTAAATGGGATGCTATCTTACTGGAATACTGTGATGCACTGAAAAAATGGATGAATGAAGGATAAAACGTCACTTCAATTGTACGAAAATGGTAATATAAATGTATAGAATGCAAGAGGGGCGATGAATATGCAAGCTTTAAAAGATTCAATAGAAGATTATCTACATTTTATTAAAGTCGAACGTCAGCTATCTGATAATACATTACAATCCTATAAGCGTGATTTAGTCGCATATGCCCGTCACATCCATCATGAACAGCAGATCATGGAATTTGATAAAGTTATGCGCGAACATATTTTGCTTTATTTGGACAGCTTACGGTCTGTAGGAAAATCATCGAAGACGATATCGAGACAAATTTCATCGATTCGTTCTTTTCATCAGTTTTTATTGAGGGAAAAGGTGACGAATCAAGATCCTACCGTTCATTTGGAAATGCCTAAAAAAGAACTGTCTTTACCAAAAGTATTATCAATAGAAGAAATTGATGCACTTTTGACAGCACCGTCCGTTGAAAAACCACAGGGCACTCGGGATATTGCCATTTTGGAAATGATGTACGGTTCCGGAATGCGTATCAGTGAACTGATTGAACTGAACTTGGAAGATGTTCATATGACAATGGGCTTCGTCCGTGTATTTGGTAAGGGTGGAAAAGAACGTATTATACCGCTTGGGCGAAGTGCGATTTCTGCGTGTGTAAATTATTTGGAGCAGGCGAGACCTCAGCTTTTAGGTGATGCACCTAAAAATGATGCGTTTTTCATTACGCAGAGAGGGAAAAGATTCACGAGACAAGGCTGCTGGAAAATCATTAAGGAACATGCGTCAGCAGCAGGTATTTCCAAAGAAATTACACCGCATGTTCTGCGCCATTCCTTTGCGACACATCTCATTGAAAATGGTGCCGATTTGCGTGCGGTACAGGAGCTTTTAGGCCATGCAGATATATCAACGACACAAATTTATACACATGTAAGTAAAACCCGTTTATCGGAAGTATATAAACAATTCCATCCTCGTGCTTAAAAACGGCATAATCGCGTTAGACTAATGGGGAGCTTAGCTTTTTTCTATTAAAAATAAATCTTTTTGAAATCGGATGTCTGACCTTTACTTTGTTTAGACGTTTTATGTAAAATAGAATGGAAGAAGAGGAGTTGAAAGCATTATGCAACCGTTTAAGAAAGTACATGTAATTGTAATGGATTCTGTTGGTATCGGTGAAGCACCGGATGCCGATAAATTTGGCGATGC is from Solibacillus isronensis and encodes:
- a CDS encoding NUDIX domain-containing protein: MKKFEEKTIQSQPIYSGKVISLKVDDVSLPNGETGKREIINHPGAVAVIAITENNKILLVEQYRKALERSIVEIPAGKLEKGEEPIVTARRELEEETGYTSDHFEFIQAFATSPGFADEIIHIYVAEKLKKLDIPAELDEDEFVELMEVSLEEAEAMVADGRIYDAKTAFAILWLKLKMKLNQ
- a CDS encoding VanZ family protein — protein: MKKWIVLVIIGVIVVMVMSNMSYEQQTIVPALKDLLKDKPFEAWLSQFEIPYWGQIISVETRGYFQFLEFLIRKATHFFGYGLLAVIFYTLYRKLKWRFPIVLAFFTVVVIASLDEYRQSMIPGRSGLVEDVVLDACGAFTLLVLAKLIIVVFKKDSTQK
- a CDS encoding aldo/keto reductase, whose amino-acid sequence is MKKRQLGTSNLRISEISLGCMSLPPNPAEAEEVIHAAIDAGINYFDTADLYNQGENEKVVGAALKPHRQNIYLASKVGNRWEEGKEGWSWDTSANYINKAVRDSLQRLQTDYLDLYQLHGGTTEDNWEEITDTFENLKKEGLIREYGISSIRPNVFMPFLQNSDAISNMMQFNIFDERASEFFDQIQQTGASVVTRGSIAKGLLTNEWRTRLKSYMSYDEAAAKDVLQKIEQQCDDVHAAALAFNLQYPTVASTVIGARTLTQLQQNLHAYEKAQIMQNISEIDSWTKTDRYTEHR
- a CDS encoding hemolysin family protein; translated protein: MTTIINLIIFAVLIAFTAFFVATEFAIVKVRQSRIDQLVAEGKAGSISAKNVTSHLDEYLSACQLGITVTALGIGMVGESTFEFILHPFFESIGIDTEYIHWFTLGGAFFLATFFHVVVGELAPKTIAIQKAEAITLAFAKPIQLFYKLMFPLIWLLNGSARLLLKLFGMRPASEHELSHTEEELRLLLSESYKSGEINVNELKYVNNVFEFDDKIAREIMVPRTDIVGFDVTATFEEVLTQVSEERYTRYPVYDGDRDNILGFLNIKDFLTLGMNNRINPATFKLEDYINPVVRTIETTPIQSLLQIMQKKRIHIAILLDEYGGTSGMITVEDILEELVGEIRDEFDDDEVSDIRKIGDDHYLVYSKVLLEDISKLLFLDIEDPNVDTIGGWYFTNMPDLNIEDTFIFENYAFKIHEIDGHQLQFLEIKKMHDLIEQ
- a CDS encoding acetyl-CoA C-acetyltransferase; the protein is MTEVVIVSAVRTPIGAFQGALKDISAPTLGSIVIKEALNRVQLDPSTVDEVIMGNVLAAGLGQNPARQASIQAGLPYTVPAMTINKVCGSGLKAVHLAAQAIIAGDAEVVVAGGFENMSQAPYIMRNAREGFRMGDQKIIDTLIQDGLWCAFNDYHMGVTAENLCDQYDISRQEQDEFAARSQARASEAISANKFAEEIVPVEIPQRKGEPVIFSQDEYVKHGTTAEKLNGLRPAFKKDGSVTAGNASGINDGAAAVVVMSKQRAFELGLTPLATIVANASAGVDPSVMGIGPVTAVKKALSKANVTLDDMDLIEANEAFAAQAIAVDRELAFNHDKLNVNGGAIALGHPIGASGTRILVTLLHEMQKRDAKLGLATLCIGGGQGVATIVQR
- a CDS encoding YqkE family protein, whose amino-acid sequence is MAKKKQQRTTNEFELPKDKAATLADQLGGDVLAKLKAAKQEMVADEKAKEEERLAKAAFERKQREKNMSFEELLNQYGDKGSKF
- the xerD gene encoding site-specific tyrosine recombinase XerD, giving the protein MQALKDSIEDYLHFIKVERQLSDNTLQSYKRDLVAYARHIHHEQQIMEFDKVMREHILLYLDSLRSVGKSSKTISRQISSIRSFHQFLLREKVTNQDPTVHLEMPKKELSLPKVLSIEEIDALLTAPSVEKPQGTRDIAILEMMYGSGMRISELIELNLEDVHMTMGFVRVFGKGGKERIIPLGRSAISACVNYLEQARPQLLGDAPKNDAFFITQRGKRFTRQGCWKIIKEHASAAGISKEITPHVLRHSFATHLIENGADLRAVQELLGHADISTTQIYTHVSKTRLSEVYKQFHPRA
- a CDS encoding general stress protein — its product is MAIIKSVENGVQAKSVIESFITEGYDRDHIHVFANSNKRAEDIADFFDVDANKTPGTTENEKGFLASIKNFFQSTPEDLHHQLADIGVGENEHASAKNDLDAGKILIVAHHPGK
- the fur gene encoding ferric iron uptake transcriptional regulator — translated: MESRIDRIKKQLHSASYKLTPQREATVAVLLEHEEDHLSAEDVYLLVKEKAPEIGLATVYRTLELLTELKIVDKINFGDGVSRYDLRQEGAKHFHHHLVCIECGAVDEIQEDLLEDVEEIVEKRWNFIIKDHRLTFHGICWRCHDNNDNSGDSNA
- a CDS encoding MerR family transcriptional regulator, which gives rise to MTKRTIDYYTNLGLLKVERSASNYRYYDKEMIERIHWIEEQKKLGKCLEEIHRSLGPSKEEPEEIDVQDIRLQMRKLEHDVTVLMEHLDDKERQKLRKKVSPESVALMQSLLLILNN